A window of Corvus cornix cornix isolate S_Up_H32 unplaced genomic scaffold, ASM73873v5 scaffold17, whole genome shotgun sequence genomic DNA:
AAGGAGATTCCACCCACTGGCATCAAGTCCCTCCTCTCGCTGTGTCCCATTTTGCCCAGTTGGTATTTCTGTAACTGCCTGCGAGCGCAGCCGGACCCTCCCTGCGGCTGGTTAATGCTGGAGTGAATTATTGCAGCGATtactgggctgggctgggcctggctgggtgCCCGGGGCCACCAAACCCGCTCTGTCACTGCCCCCCTCAACCTGGGCAGGGAACAGAACACACCAGGAAAGGCGGCAGGGTCGggataagggcagggagagtTCACTCACTGGTTACAGAAACAACAGACCTGACTTGGGGAAATGAATTGAATTTATTGTCAAACAAATCAGAGCACGagaatgagaagtaaaataattccTACGAAAACATCTTCCCCccacccttccctccttcccgAGCTTCCCTTTATCCCccattccctccctcctccccacccagGGGCACAGGGGATGGGGGTCGCAGTCAGGTCATGTCACTGCCTCCCCCTCGGGGACAGGAATCCttgtcctgctccagcctggggtcCCTGCCGCGGGACACAGTCCCTCAGGAGCAGGCTGCTCCAGCGGGGATCCCCAACGGGCTCACGAGTCCCGCCAGGAGCCACTTCCACGGCTCTGCACGGGCTTCCCACGGGCTCGGGGCCTCTCTCAGGCATCCCCTGCTCCGGCCCGGGCTCCTGCCGGGGCTGCAGGTGGGTCCCTGCTCCATGCCGGACTCACCCGCAGTTCCCAGCGCCTTCAGCTCCCGGTCACACCGAGATCCGGGCGGTTCAGGGCAGCATCCGGGCTTGGCCGGGCCCAGCGCCAAGAACGCTCCTCAGCCAAGGTTTCCGAGAAACGGCGGAGTGCGGGGAAAGGGAGGGGGTTCCGTGCCGTGTGCAGAGCCCGCCCCTCGCTCCGATTGGGCGGTGCTGCCGTCAGTCGTGGTTCTGGCGCGCTGATTGGTCGGAGCGGGGAGCAGCCCGGGCCCGGAGCCGCCGGCAGGGCGGCCGTGGCGCAGCAGAGGCGCCATTGGCGGAGCGTCTGTGCGggcccgggagcggcggcggcggccggagcCCGGTGAGGCGGCGGCGGAGCTCGGAGGCGGCCCCAGCGCAGCGTCCGCGGACGGGGCAGCCACCTCTGTCCTACCCACAGCAGCCGGGACGAGCCAGCGCTGCTCCGGCACCGGCTCCTGCCGAGGCAGCAGCGGGAAGGAGACCGCGGGCAGCCGCTCCCGCAGCGCCCTCACGCCAGGGCGAACACGGCGCCCACACGGCACAACGAACCCGCCACAGCCCCCTGCCGCCCCCTCCGCCCGCAgccagccccgagccccgccAGAGCCGAACGCGGCTCCCACCTGCGCTGGGGCCGCCTCCGAGCTCCGCCGCCGCCTCACCGGGCTGTTCCCAGTCACCCCCAGTATGATCCCGGTCACTCCCAGTATGTTCCAAATCACTCCCAATAGGATCCCAGTTGCCCCCAACATGATCCCAGTTGCTCCCAGTCATGCCCAGTATGGTTCATTTCACTCTCAGTGCCTCTCAGTATGAGTTCAGTGTGGCCCCATTTGCTTCCCAGTCACATCTCCTATGATGCCATTTGCCCCCATTGTGGCCCCAGTTGCTCCCAGTAAGAATCCAGTCACCCCCAGTATGATCCCTGTCACTCCAAGTATGACCCTGTCACTCCCAGTATGATCCCAGTATGACCCCAGCATGggccagctgctcccaggatgaTCCCAGTTGCCCCCTGCATTTTTCCAATTGCACCCTTTCACCACCACTATGGTTCCAGTCACTCCCAGTACGATTCCAGTCAGTCCCAGGATGATCCCAATCATGCCCCCAGTTGTCCTCAGCATGCTCCCAGTTGCTCCCAGTAGCCCTCAGTGTGGTCCCAGTATGTCCCAGTATGATCCCTGGTGccccagttctgctcccagTGGATTCTGGTCCCAGTCCTAGTGTATCCCAGTGTCCCAGTCtgtcccagcccatcccagcctgtccctctCTGTCGTggtccctgcccagcagctgccaccatTTCCCAGATcctgctcccccctgccccattcctgggCACTGGGACCCCCCTgcatctccttccccagctccgggacccccctgcaccccctgACCCCGCACCAACACCCCCCTGCACCCCCTTTCCAGGTATCCatctctcccagcccctggatCTCCCTTTTCCCTGACCCCGGGGACCCCCGGACCCCCATTCCCGGCCATCCTGGGGCACCTCAGCCCCAGGCCTCTCTTTGCTGGGAAACCCGAACTGGGCacggggagggggagaggagagggagagggagagggagagggagagggagagggagggagagggagagggagaggagaagagaggaagattGGGAATCAGGGATCGGAGTCCCAGGGCCCAGTCCTGCTCTCTCAGGGGTGGGGCCCCGCAGGCGCAGGACAAAATGGATGCGCGGGTCCCGGAGCTTTCCCCGCTTTGGGTTGTCCAGATAGAGGGCTCAAGAATTATCTCAGAGACCGCTGAATCATTCCTCAAAGGACTACCCATGCCcagggagaaaggtgaaaagtgcaCTGTGAGGATGACTACTGGTCTTCATCAGAAAGAcctctgaggaagaggagaggtcTTCCTCAGCACGACCACCAGGACACACAGCGCATGCGTGACCCGTATGCTAATGATATTAATGACTTCTGAGAAACAATTTGTATAACCACACCTGTCCCAAGGAATGCgatgaatattcataatttaaCCCTTAATAGTGTGTTGTAGTGAGCACCGGTGTTGAGGAATGATTggaggatcagggacatgggTCCCTGGAAGAGCTGTACAAGCAAACACCTTTTTAGCTTGACATAAGTAGGCCTCTTGCTAACTGCAGAAATCAGCAGGCCTTTGTAAGCCTCTTGCTAGCTGCAGAATAAGGAAATAGTGAGAACAGAAATCAtgagaataaagaaagaagacaaagacaCAAACGCAGTGTTCTTGACAATCCTGTTATAGATAAACAACAGGACGTGCTGACAAGATGTACTGACCATGAGAGATGAGGAGGAACCCTGAATCGCAACATTAGCAATACGTGTAAAATGTAGCTTTTTACCCAGCATCAATAGAGAAGTGACAAGTATGCATATTTGAGTGTATAAAAGCAAAGTTTGAATTTCAATAAATTGAAGCTTGCATTATCAATCACATTGACTGACTGCATGTCTTCCCTCGCCGGAGTCAACAAGACACCGGTGTGTGTGGAGGAGCGATCCCCACACACCCGGCGCGCCgaataaagcaaatacccaCTTCTCTGgctctgtctctgaagtgtctcCTGGCCCGGTTGTGGCATGATTTACAGGCAGAGTTTGGCCACAGGGCTCGGGAGTtcagcccagcccggcccgggggTCCCGCACTGCGTGGTCGGGGAGGGTCCAGGGAAGGGTCCGGGGAGGGGATCCAGGTGAATTCCCTGGAGttcccccctttcccctcccccgcccccgccgcgctcccccgGTCCCTTTCGCTTTCGCGTTTCACAAGCTGCGCCACAGCTCCGCTCGGTGATGGCTGCGATGGCTCTAGCGCCGGATCTGGGGGTGCTTTTGGggctcctggggctcctgggGGCCCCGGGGGGGGCGACGAAAGGTGAGTGGGACCCCCGGCACCGGGACCCCCCTGAACCTCCATTTCCGCCCACCGGGAACCCCTAAACCCCCATTCCCGGGCACGGGAATCCCCCGGAAGTCCCATTTTTGGTCCTGTGACCGCCctccatccccttcccagcaccGGGACCCCCCTGAACCCCCATTCCCGGGCACCGGGACCTCCTTGTACGTTCATTTCCTGGCACTGGGACCCCCCTGCACCCCCTTCCCTAGACTCGAGAACCCCTGTACGCCCTTATCTGCCGCCAGAACCCCCCTGAATCTCCATTTTCGTGTACTGGGACCCCCCTGAACCCCGAATTCCGGGAAGGAAACTCCCCTGCATCCCCTTATCCGGGACTGGGACCCCCTACACCCCTTCCCGGGCATCCCGCCCTTCTCAGACCCCAGTCCCGCCCTTTTCCTCGGCTTTTGGACCCCCCAGATCTCCCAAATTTTCGTGTCCCCCCTGTTTTCCACTCCCACCGCTTCCCAAAAGGAGGTCCCAGAGGGTCCCGGGCGTCTCAGGGGTCTCCAGGGGAGTCGCGGCAGCGGGGATCCAGTGGGATCCAGCTGAATTCCCTGGaattccccctttccccccctccccttcctccgCGCTCCCTCGGTCTCTTTCGCTTTCGCGTTTCCCAAACTTCGCCCCCGGGCTCCGCCcgcctctcccagccccagcccccctTTCCCGTGTCCCAGGGACCCCCTGCACCCccattcctgcctttcccagcaccCAGACCCCGCTTCCCTCCACACCGGGGACCCCTGGACCCCCTTTCGTGGGCACAGGGACCCCCTGGACCCCCCATCCCGCCTCTCCCAGTCCCTTCCTTGAACCTCGGACCCTTCCCGGCTCTCCCAGTTCCGCCTCCTGACCCTTGGACACCCCCAGACCCCTCCAGTCTCTGAGTCCCCCAGCTCTCCACCCCTGCGTTTCCTGTGGGGGGGTGCCAGgtgtgaaaaacgaggttcactctcctgttagaatttaaagagtttaatataaagacaataagagacacataaaataaagcaaagggataacgaccgggtgccttggcgctctgccaagagcacacctgatgccCGAGGTGAatcctttttataccatttttactgtctgttctctattcatattcaaacttttccaggaactgttctgcatggccactccttggttcCGCCTTTTTAAAGCATGCGTACTCTTCTGCCTTgcggttttatttcttttgattcttggggttgggctCACTAGGTAAGAGTCGATGGtagggtggatctcttaattctctagacagtcagggctgattgcagctttgggcctctttgcccccGGGCCAGAGCGGTGATAGCGGCTCTCGGACTCTCCTGGCCGCCCGTTCTCCGGGcggagcagcctttgggcccttttgttctctggacaaagtgttgatcaGCAGCTTCTCGGGCCTCATCCTGTGTTTGCTTGGAGGTTCTCTTACTTGCTCAtttgctaacattcttgctaaaaagagagaaaactacatctacacagcaaaaagcatttctaacattatataatatctaccTTAATACTttgcgagaagccaatattataatatatatttataacaCAGGGGTTCCCAGGGGGGATTCAGGGCAATTCCTAGGGTTTTCTCTgtcccctcctcttcccccgCACtccctgtcactgtcacctctCCCACGCTGTGCCACCGGAATCTGCCCGTGACTGCTGATTGCCCCCGGCACCGGGACCCCTCTGAACCCCCCTTCCTGGGCACGGTGACCCCCTTGAACGTTCATTTCCGGGCACTGGGACCCCCCCTGTacccccttccccagcaccgGGAACCCCTGCACCTCCTTATCTGGCACCGGGACCCCCCTGGCCCCCCATTCCTGGGTACAGGGACCCCTCTGAACCCCCATCTCCCGGCACCAGGACCCCCCTGAACTCCAAAACCCGAGAAGGGAACCCCCCTGAAGCCCATTTCTTAGGCACCGGGACCCACTTCACCTCCTCATCCAGCACCAGGACCCCCTGAACCCCCATTCCTGTGAGCGGGGACCCCCCTCCACCCCTTCCCCAGCATCAGATGCCCACCACCCCCTTATCTGGCACTGGGACCCCCCTGAACCCTGATTTCTGGGAAGGGAACTCCCCTGAACCCCCATTTCAGGGTACTTGGACCCCTCTGCACCCCCTTATTCGGCATCAGGACCCCCTGAACCCCCAATCCTGGGCACAGGGACTCCCCTGGATCTCCATTTTGGGGGAACTGAGACCATTTCCCCATCTCGGGGACCCCCTGAACCCCCATATCCAGGATTGGAATCCCCCTGAATCCCCAATTCCTGGGCACGGGGACCCCCCTGAACTCCCTTATCCTGCACCAATGCCCCCCCGCACCCGCTTTCCCGGCCCTCCCCCTCTCCGAGACCTTAGCCCCTGCTTTTCCTTGATCCAGGAACCCCCTGCACCCccattcctgcctttcccagcccccAGCCTCCTTTTTCCTCAACACCAGAGACCCCTGGACCCCCTttcctgggcacaggggcaccCCCGGACCCCCCATCCCGCCTCTCCCAGTGCCCTCATCCCCCTTTCCTTGACCTGGGACCCCCTGAAACCCCATTCCTGGGCATGGGGACCCCCTCCTGGATCCCCTTTACATGTTCTGGCACCCCCTGCACCCCCTTATCTGGCACTGGGACCCCCTGCACCCCTTCCTGGGCATCCTGCCCTTCCCAGACCCCAGACCCACCCTTTTCTTTGACCTTTGGACCCCGCCCAGGTCTCCCAAATTTCCGTATCCCCCCAGTTCTCCACTCCCATGGCTTTCTTAAGGGGGGGTCCCAGGGTGTCCCAGGTGCTTCCCAGAGGGCTCCAGGAGGGTTGCAGTGGGGATCCAGAGGGATCCAGAAGAATTCCCGGGAAttcccctttccccagcccctcccctcccaccccccccacGCTCCCTCGGGTTCTTCTGCTTCTGAGTCCCAACCTCTGAGACCGGGATCCCCCCACTGACAAAATAATCGGGTTGCCACTGGCAAGCGGGAAATAGCGGCTCCAATGGGGGGCCAGGGCTGGAATGGGACCAAGTGGGGCCATAGTGGAGCAGTGTGATGGCTCCAGCGCCGGCTCTCGGGGTGCTCTTGGGGCTCCTGGGGGCCCTGGGGAGGGTGAAGAAAGGTGAGTGGGACCCCCGGCACCGGGACCCCGCCCAAAGTTTCCATTTCCGGCCACTGGAAGCCCCCTGAACCCCCATTTTTGGTCCTGTGATCTCCTtccatccccttccccagcaccgGGACCCCCCTGTACCCCCTTATCTGGCACCGGAGCCCCCCTGAACCGCCAttcctgggcacagggaccccCTTGAACATTCATTTCCTGGCACCGGGACTCCCCTGTaaccccttccccagcaccagaAAGCCCCAGACCACCTTATGTGGCACCGGGACTCCCCTGAATCCCAAAAGCTGGGAAGGAAACTTCCCTGAACCCGCATTCCCCAACATGGGAATTCCCCTGAACTCCCATTCCTGGGCACCGGGATCCCCTGCACCCCCTTATCCGGGACTGGGACCCCCCTGCACCCCTTCCCGGGCATCCCACCCTTCCTGGACCCCAGTCCCACccttttccttggcttttgCACCCCCTAGATCTCCCAAATTTCTGTGTCCCCCGTTTTccactcctgctgcttcccGAAAGGGCGTCCTGGAGGGTCCCGGGCTTCCCAGGGGTCTCCAAGGGCGTCGCGGCAGCGGGATCCAGTGGGATCCAGCTGAATTCTCTGGaattcccctttttccccatcccctcccctcccctccccccgcACTCCCTCGGTCTCTTTCACTTTCGGGTCTCCCAAACTGTGCCCCTGGGATCCgcctgcctctcccagccccagcccccccTTTCCTGTGACCCAggtgatgccttaagaggcctcctagaaagagagactagacaggagtaagaGAATAAAGCAGgtgtttatttgaaaggccttccaaggtacccctggggagccagaggcttttgccaagatggacccctggtcatgagttcttcacacttttataggtttggttcatttgcatatcagggttaattctccaattaaagtttcagtttaatgatgtaatttcccctccACTTGCCCCCCTCTcaaaggcttttggtttatactttttgggcctaggacggtctgggtgtccttgaagagcaggcccagagaggctttgttatgtctacctgGCATGAGAGAACATAAtttaacaggctacaagaaacttcagagttacacactaagcagtacaggatttgaaaaatataaaagttaaaacctaagagaccccctgcacccccattcctgcctttcccagtcCCTTCCTTGAGCCTCGGACCCTTCCCGGCTCTCCCCATTCCGCTTCCTGACGATGCTTGGACACCCCCAGACCCCTCCAGTCTCTGTgtccccccagctctgcaccccCTGCACTTTCTGATGGGGGTCCCGGGGTCTGGGAGGGTCCCTGGGGGTCCCCCCAAATTTCCAGTCCCAGGCACTGGGACCTCCCTGCACTCCTTTATCCTGCACCAGTCCCACCCGATACCTCCTTCCCAGCCATCTTACCTTCCCCAGTCCCCAGacttcccccttttccttgaCCCTGAGACACCCTGGACAcccattcctgcttttctcatcCCCCATCTCCCCCTTTCCTCTGCGTCAAGGACCCCAAGCCCCCCATTCCGGCTATCCCAGGTCTCCCCACCTCATGACTCCTCTTTCCCTGACACTGGGGACCCCTGCACCCCtttcctgggcacagggacTCCCTGCACCCCCTTTTCCTGGGTCATGAGATCCCCaaccccttcccagctctcccagttcCCCTTTCATTGATCCATGACCCTCCTAGACCCCCCAAATCTCCGTGTCCCCCCAGTTCTCCACTCCCTGCGGTACCTGTCTGTGGCGGTGTCGGAGCCCGGCCCGGGGATCCCCCAGTTCACGTCCATGGGGTTCCTGGATGGGATCCCCTTCTGGCGCTACGACAGCGAGCGGGGCCGGGTGGAGCCGCTGACGCCGTGGATGGAGAAGGGACCCGAGCCGGGATATTGGGATAGCGAGACTGAGACTTCTAAGAGGAGCCAGCAGATGGATGCTGTGAACCTGGAGACAGCGCGGGGCCGGTACAACCAGAGCGGGGGTGAGTGGGCGGAGCCGGGGCTGAGATGGGATCcatggggctgggatgggatccatggggtctgtggggctgggatgggatctgtggggctgggatgtgGATTCACAGGGCTCCAGGGGGCTGGGATGCAGATCCATGAGGCTGGGATGGGATCTCTTGTGATCCATGGGTTTGGGATGTGGATCCATGGGGCTCcaaggggctgggatgggatctGTGGGTTTCCATCGGACTCTGGGGCTCCGTGGGGCTGGGACACAATTCCATGGGTCTCTGTGGGTCTGATCCCCCCCCAGGTCTCCACACACTGCAGCGGGATTGTGGCTGTGATCTCCTGTCCGACGGGCGTGTCCGTGGATCCTATCGGCTCGGCTATGACGGGCAGGATTTCCTCTCCTTCGAGCCGAGATCCCAGAGCTTCGTGGCAGCCAACAGCGCTGCCCAGGTCACCACAAGGAGCTGGAATAGTGACGGGGTCACGGTGGAGCATTGGACGAATTACCTGGAGCACATCTGCACAGAAGGGCTCCAGAAATACGTTGAATACGGGCAGGAGGCGCTGGAGCGCAAAGGTGGGAGCAAAATTCCTGTGGGAATCTGGGATTTGGGAATGGAGGACTTGGGAACATGGGAATTCCTGTGGGAATTCCATGGGTGGATCTCACCCCCATCCCATTCCCGTGGAATTCCATGACTAGATCTCATCCCCATCCCGTTCCTGTGGAATTCCATGGATGCATCTCACCGTTACCCCATTCCAGAACCCCCTGATGTCCATGTGTCCGGAAAAGAGGAATTCGGGACGCTGATCTTGTCCTGCCACGTGTACGGATTCTACCCCAGGCCCATCGCAGTCAGCTGGATGAAGGGGGATGAAATCCGGGATCAGGAGACGGAGTGGGGTGGGATTGTTCCCAACAGCGACGGCACCTTCCACACCTGGGCCAGGATCGAGGCGCGGCCGGAGGAGCGGGAGCAGTACCGGTGCCGGGTGGAGCATTCCGGAATGCCGGAGCCTGGGATCTTCACCTGGGGTGAGGCTGGGAGTGTGGGAATTGGGAATGTGGGAATTGGGAATTTGGGAATTCCCAACTGGGGattcccctccccccccctcACTGTCCTGCATTTCCCAGAGCCGGAATCTGGCAGGAATCTCATCCTGGTGGTTGCTGCGTTCGTCATTGCTGCCATTGTCATCCTCATTCTCCTTGTCGGATTCATCGTCTGGAAGCTCCAATCCGGTACGGGGTTGACACAGGATGGGGGTCGGGAAGGGGCACGGATCCGCCCGGCACCGTTCCAGGAATCCCCCACCACGGGTGCTGATCCCACTTTATTTCCATAGGGAGGAGGCAGAACCATGGATACAGCCCGCCAGCCGGTGAGTACCAGCGGTGGATCCGGCTCTGGATCCCTTCCATGCGGATCCCAGGATGGATCCTGGGGGTAATCCCGGTGTATGATCCGTGCTGGAATCTCATGGATCTTctctttctgcaggaaaagacATGGGAACCAACGGCTCATCTGCAGGTACGGAGCGGGATTGGGGTGGGATTCCAGAAGGGGACCGGGTCAGGATGGATGGAGCAGGATCAGGTGGGATGGATGGAGCAGGATTAGGTGGGATGGATGGAGCAGGATTGCGGCAGTGTtctgggttgcagtgtattctattaccatcctcaggagctgttgaaatcaggtggggcgGTGTTTCgttgcctcctccccccagactatctttctgttaatggcccatcattgtcctgccacgACTCAtagataactccctccggaccatcttctgttaatgagcccatcaaCATCTGGCCTCAAGACGCATCATCCCATTTcgagatgctccacccagagtgaggaaccaagcattccatcctggatataatctgagactctgagCACCAGAGACACtgtttccactggatttccagtggacaggagctacatagccaccactggaccttctgaggaagagcagccccttcTACAGGATCATTGCTTCGACAGAACCACATCtaccacttcaggaggactgcagccaccatcttatCGGACTGCTACcgccaccctgactaacagggtgtcaggttgtatcctgactctgtcagtttagccaagtgttttctgcctttatttttttgatatCCCtgttaaattgttattctgacttggtgcctcccattggtttgttttcaaactagtacaggCAGGATTGGAGCAGGATCAGGTGGGATTCCAGAGCAGCTTCCGCTCTCCATGGGCTCCACAGCCAGGTCCATCCTGTggaatggggacagggagaCACTGTGACCCTCTCTCATCCTGACAGGAATCGCCCTCTGAGCGATCCACAGAGCGGGACCAGAGCAGCCCCCCTTCCCCTCTTCAGATTCAGCCAGCTCATCCACACTGCTCCTGCCCATCCCCGGCCCTGCCCCATCCCGGCCTCTCCCATCCCGACCCTGCTCATCCCCGCTGCTCCCGCCCATCCCGCGCCCTGCCCATTCCCGGcctctcccatcccagccctgcccatcccactgctcccGCCCATCCCAAGCTTGCCCATCCCGGcctctcccatcccagccctgcccatcccactgctcccgcccatcccagctctgcccatccCGGcctctcccatcccagccctgcccatccCGCTGCTTCCgcccatcccagctctgcccatcctggcctctcccatcccagccctgcccatccCGCTGCTCCCACCCAATCCCAGCCTCTCCCATCTCAGCCCTgtccatcctgctgctcccacccacCCCACAGCTCTCCCCGACAGATCAATTTCCCATTTTCCCGTGTTTTAAAGCCAAGAACCATGATTATTCCTGATGATTCAAATTTTGTATGAAATTCCTCTGCTTTGGGCAATAAATCTGGGTTCCCTCCTCCGGTGTCCGGCAGTTCCTCTCTGGGAGCCAGGAATGGCaatggggacactggggactgggatggggacactgggacCAGGCTGGGGACACCAAGGATTGGGAATGGGAACACCATGactgggatggggacactggTAGCAGGTTGGAGACACCAGAACCAGGATCAGGATGGGGACACCAGGAGCAGGTTGGGGACACCAGAAGCAGGATGGGGACTTGCCGCCCATGCCCGGCTCCATCCCCTGGGATTCATTTCCCGCTCCGTGTCCCATATCTGAGGTGTCCCCAGGAGAGTTTGGCCGTGTCCCCAGGAGAGTTTGGCCGTGTTGGTCTCCTGGAGGGGCAGTGGGGGCGGGAGGGGTCAGACCAAGCCTCATTGTCCCCAGCGGTCCTTGAGTGTCCCAAACTCGGGGTTCGGGATCTTGGAGCATGAGCATGACCATGGCatgagcacagcagggagatGGACATGGGACGAAAGTGACCATGAGATGACCAAAATACAACTGTGAGGTGACCATGACCACAGACGGGATGACCATGACA
This region includes:
- the LOC120412176 gene encoding class I histocompatibility antigen, F10 alpha chain-like, whose translation is MAAMALAPDLGVLLGLLGLLGAPGGATKVLHSLRYLSVAVSEPGPGIPQFTSMGFLDGIPFWRYDSERGRVEPLTPWMEKGPEPGYWDSETETSKRSQQMDAVNLETARGRYNQSGGLHTLQRDCGCDLLSDGRVRGSYRLGYDGQDFLSFEPRSQSFVAANSAAQVTTRSWNSDGVTVEHWTNYLEHICTEGLQKYVEYGQEALERKDLIPIPFLWNSMDASHRYPIPEPPDVHVSGKEEFGTLILSCHVYGFYPRPIAVSWMKGDEIRDQETEWGGIVPNSDGTFHTWARIEARPEEREQYRCRVEHSGMPEPGIFTWEPESGRNLILVVAAFVIAAIVILILLVGFIVWKLQSGRRQNHGYSPPAGKDMGTNGSSADNSLRTIFC